The Salvia miltiorrhiza cultivar Shanhuang (shh) chromosome 2, IMPLAD_Smil_shh, whole genome shotgun sequence DNA window catttttacaACAATAATTTAACTCTTTTTAATAATCGGGTCCAAAaaaatgggacgaagggagtaatagatTTATCAAATATTTCTTGAAACTCATGTTTTTTGGccaaatgaaatatttatgaaGGGCATAGAGAGTACAAAATAGCTCAGCTCAATCCAGCCCAAAACAGAAATGTGAGGCCCAATACTTACTCTTGGGCTTAGTTCTTGTACCAAAAGGCCCAATACACGAACTAGTTGAAGttgtcaacaaaaataaaaaataaaaagtggaGCTTCGGGAGAAAACTGAGACTATTTGGCTATGGCGACGCCGCTGCTTCAGAAACCCTCAATCCAGAAGCAGAAGCTTTGAATACGTCCATTTGCAGGCAAGTCGTTTATCATTTCCCAACACAACTTGTATTTCTATCAAACATGATTGCAATTGCACGCAGGAATCTCTCCTGTTTATGTATAAACCCTAATTCATTTCTCTGCAACTCCAATGCTCATTTATTCCCGTCATTCCATTTCTTCTCCACTTGGACGGTGAAAAAACTAATCCCTAACCCTGAAATCTACGATCTATTGCTCAACAAACACCAATTTCCTCCTGATTTAGCTTCACTAGCTTCATCGTGTTTACCTAAATCTAGTAGCCCCATAAGAGCTGATTCAGTAGTGTCATTCCTCAAAGAGAACAGCTTTACGGCTACTCAGCTGCAGAAAGTCGTCACATTTAATCATTCTCGAATTCTAGGGTTTACTATCGAGAGcatgaatttcaaattcaatGTATTCCAAAATGTAGGCCTTTCCCCCATGGAGATTGCCAAGGTAGTATCCGAAAATCCGGTTATTTTACATTCAAGTTATGAGAATAGGATCATTCCCAAATTATCGACGCTAAAGTGCTTGCTGGGATCCGATCATGATCTGGCCAGACTTTTGAAACGATGCAGCTGGTTTCTGTTAGTCGATTTGGAGAAAACCTTAATGCCAAATATGGAAATCTTGAAGAGCTGTAGCATACCAATGAAGCGtatccttcattttcttcatcttcGCCCGAGATGTTTCTTGGTCAAGCCGGATATTATGCGGAAATCTGTAGTCAGGGCCATAGAATTTGGGGTCCCTTGGACTTCAGGCGTTTTTATCCAAGCTGTGAATCTTTTCACTTATATGAGTGAAGGGATGTGGCAAGTCAAGGTGCAAACGCTCCGCGATTTGGGACTTTCTGATGATGATATACTCACAATATTTAGGAAGCAACCATTGGTTTTTTCACAATCTgggaagaaaatgaagaatgtCACAGAGCTTCTGCTTGCTACCGGTAAGTACGATGTATCAAGCATTGTCACTTGTCCAGTAGCACTCATGTGCAGTATGAAGAAGAGGCTTGAGCCGCGTCTGCAAATACTTCGACTCTTGGAAAGTAGGAGTCTGATTGAAAAGTGGCCAGCACTTTCAACTGTTGCTATATTAACGGAGGATAGATTTTTTGACAGATTCGTTAAGCCTTATTGTGATGAGCTTGGCGAAGAACACATCACAAAGATATATGTCGAAGACAGAAAGCGATGAAGCTTTGTAAGCAACGATTTTCGCCTTTGCAATCGGAAGCTCAAAGTTTTGGTCCCTGTCCTGCTGTGAGTTTGAAAGCATACTGTGATGATGCGGCGTCGGAGGGTTGATGAAGTTGGGGAAGGCCTTGAGCTAGCTAAAGAAGCCATGGTGATTCAAATGGATTGTAACTTTATATTCTAAACTTTCTTATATTGGATGCATTTTTGAAGCAATTGCAGTAGAGTTGGAGGTGACTGGATTCAGTTGAGTTTGGAGGAAtgaatatgaattttttttttgtaaatcagTAGGCGAAATATGCTGTTGTGAATCCTTGTGGCTTTTGCCAGTGTTTCTCAATTTCTCATCTAATTAATGGAACTTCCTTCTATTTCTCAAGACTTGTGGTTGGAAATGCTCTCATTTTGAGTGTTAGTTGGAAATGTCAGTCATAGAGTGGAATTATTAGCGTGATTTCGTACATACTAGTAGTATTTGCACTTGTGTAATGAAAGAAAAcgtttttatacttttatataaGTTGATACTAAtgtaattatcatatttataaatataatattctctCCGTTCatcaaaaatagtcctaaaggtGGAACgaacgacacgggttttaataaaaaaaaatagttattgtattgtgagtggagaaagagatccatttaaaaaaatagcgtttataatgataattaattgtattgtgagtggagaataagGTTCATTATGTGATAGATTGTTTGCAAAAATGGAAAGGGACtgatttttgtggacatcccaaaatgacaaaaaaagaCTATTGTTTGCAAAAATGGAAAGGGATTGATTTTCGTGGACATTTCAAAATGGCAAAACGGGACTATTTTTTGTAGACGGCGTAAcaagattaattttaattgaatgtatttaaactgaatattgaaaaaaaaaattacaataataaaaattgaaataaaaaaaaaagaaaaataaataaatttaaacacaTATTTATTCAGAAAAAATGAAAGAGggtaaagattttttttttaattttaatctttaataatattttttttatattttaatcaaatatttacataaaatataatatcaaattaaagctcttatcatgatctttaatttatatacatgttaaatagtcctaaaggtggaacgacacgaattttaataaaaatagttattgtattgtgagtggagaaagagatcCATTTAAAATGACAATAAAAATAGTTaatgtttataatgataattaattgtattgtgagtggagaatagtGCCCACTATGTGATAAATTGTTTACAAAAATGGAAAGGGACtgatttttgtggacatcccaaaatggcaaaaaaagaCTTGTTTGCAAAAATGGAAAAGATAGATTTtcgtggacatcccaaaatggcaaaaagagattattttttgtattgtgagtggagaatagtGCTCCGTTGTTGCATGGAAATCGGAATCGGAGGAGTTAAATTAAGTcttaagtaatatatatatccACCAAATTGTACCTTATCGAGATAGTAGTAATGGTTATTAACAAGTTTGTATATGCCATTTGCTTAAGATAGCTCATATTTGAGATTAAATAAATTactcattaaaattaaataatgagCGATTAAATAGACAGTGGCTTGAATTTCCAAAATTTTAGTGTCGTAATTTCAGTTTGGCCAACTTGTGTAGTTACCACTAAACTTACCAACTATATAGAAGAAAACTGTAATCTGATCTCAGTGGAGCCTGCAAAACCAAAAATCAAGAATTTAGCAGGAGCTGAAAATGGATGAagaataaatgattttaatacCTTTTGCATTCAGTGTTGATCTTGCAAGCTGCAGGTGAAATTTAGAGGCAGTGCATCTCCTTCAACAGCTCAGCTGTGGTCAGGTCTCCATTTCTGACCACAACCTGCTTCCTCGGATATATCACATGTTTCAAACCCAGCTGTAACCTGCTTCTTTCGAAACCTGCTGCCTTCCCATTATATGATCTCGAACATCTTTAACATCATCCCATCTA harbors:
- the LOC131012554 gene encoding uncharacterized protein LOC131012554, translated to MIAIARRNLSCLCINPNSFLCNSNAHLFPSFHFFSTWTVKKLIPNPEIYDLLLNKHQFPPDLASLASSCLPKSSSPIRADSVVSFLKENSFTATQLQKVVTFNHSRILGFTIESMNFKFNVFQNVGLSPMEIAKVVSENPVILHSSYENRIIPKLSTLKCLLGSDHDLARLLKRCSWFLLVDLEKTLMPNMEILKSCSIPMKRILHFLHLRPRCFLVKPDIMRKSVVRAIEFGVPWTSGVFIQAVNLFTYMSEGMWQVKVQTLRDLGLSDDDILTIFRKQPLVFSQSGKKMKNVTELLLATGKYDVSSIVTCPVALMCSMKKRLEPRLQILRLLESRSLIEKWPALSTVAILTEDRFFDRFVKPYCDELGEEHITKIYVEDRKR